From a region of the Etheostoma cragini isolate CJK2018 unplaced genomic scaffold, CSU_Ecrag_1.0 ScbMSFa_2498, whole genome shotgun sequence genome:
- the LOC117940424 gene encoding siderophore biosynthesis regulatory protein URBS1-like, which translates to GVPCLACCTSGDWRVWCVACLACLACGVSGVLGLTSVQSLSQADGELSGLPTPDSTPELPIRSVRAPRHHQYENHHDSHTAADPDPPGGGPSLGFMAVVGNTMTQPPAFSFPHHHGSGLSNGAAHGAGASSTSLHLPEERRVGDERASGGGCGAPPRPPHSQQPLPQAPVDVSALDELLKHIHEVSASGTGGIKVLTSTSSSALFPGPSHHHSNHHHHHTPHGQTRTHHYNHHHSNHHNNNNSSVQPQQRHAETEKAPYYSTSMLPRDGVPKRLDPPAQNSANASSANASSSEPSSSFTPLQQQVIPETPGGSGASVTRHLIKMGAGGGAVPRHHSFNHRGAPHAHFLARMNTNSSSNGPPGANASASGGRQRASVAAATCLTRQHSYSEGPHAQRAAVVRRTVSLKPQVPPKPLYLPNAAVAEAGKYKY; encoded by the exons TGGCGTGCCATGTTTGGCGTGTTGTACGTCTGGCGATTGGCGTGTCTGGTGTGTGGCGTGTCTGGCGTGTCTGGCGTGTGGCGTGTCTGGCGTGTTGGGTCTAACCTCCGTCCAGTCTCTGTCCCAGGCGGACGGCGAGCTTTCCGGTCTGCCGACGCCGGACTCCACGCCGGAGCTTCCCATCAGGAGCGTGAGGGCGCCGCGCCACCACCAGTACGAGAACCACCACGACAGCCACACCGCGGCAGACCCCGACCCCCCCGGCGGCGGCCCCAGTCTGGGCTTCATGGCCGTCGTCGGCAACACCATGACCCAGCCGCCGGCGTTTTCCTTCCCGCATCACCACGGCAGCGGTCTGAGCAACGGGGCGGCGCACGGAGCCGGCGCCTCCTCCACGTCGCTGCACCTCCCCGAGGAGAGAAGG GTCGGTGACGAGCGGGCGTCCGGCGGCGGGTGCGGcgcccccccccgtcccccccacTCCCAGCAGCCCCTCCCCCAGGCGCCGGTGGACGTGTCGGCGCTGGACGAGCTGCTCAAACACATCCACGAGGTCAGCGCGTCGGGGACGGGCGGCATCAAAGTCCTCACGTCCACGTCCTCGTCCGCCCTGTTCCCCGGGCCGTCGCATCACCACagcaaccaccaccaccatcacacGCCGCATGGACAGACGCGCACGCACCACTACAACCATCACCACAgcaaccaccacaacaacaacaacagcagcgtTCAGCCGCAGCAGAGACACGCCGAGACGGAGAAGGCGCCGTATTACAGCACGTCCATGCTGCCGAGGGACGGCGTCCCCAAACGCCTGGACCCCCCCGCCCAGAACTCTGCCAACGCGTCCTCCGCCAACGCGTCCTCCTCTGAGCCGTCTTCCTCGTTTACGCCGCTCCAGCAACAGGTGATTCCGGAGACACCCGGGGGAAGCGGCGCCTCCGTGACGCGCCACCTCATCAAAATGGGCGCGGGGGGCGGGGCCGTGCCGCGCCACCACAGCTTCAACCACCGGGGGGCGCCACACGCGCACTTCCTGGCACGGATGaacaccaacagcagcagcaacggGCCGCCGGGCGCCAACGCTAGTGCTAGCGGTGGGAGGCAGCGGGCGTCCGTCGCCGCCGCCACGTGCCTGACGCGGCAGCACAGCTACAGCGAAGGGCCGCACGCCCAGCGGGCAGCCGTCGTCCGGAGAACGGTGTCTCTCAAACCCCAAGTACCGCCAAAACCGCTGTACCTTCCGAACGCGGCGGTGGCCGAGGCGGGAAAGTACAAGTACTGA